A window of the candidate division KSB1 bacterium genome harbors these coding sequences:
- a CDS encoding SMC family ATPase: MIIRSIKLKNYRRFRELELELPENLIGIVGNNGAGKTTIVEAIGWCLYGNRIRRTDKQDVRSQCCGAGETCSVELIFTCGDHEYRIVRQLKGRAANVEAALYLNADREPIAVQERGVNDYVEQLLNLDYRSFFISVFARQKDLAAISTLQPEDRRKSIARLINIETIDRARNDIRTDRSTKEARLAGITSSLKDESELKEQEKQLKLKLDAVVQSREELNQKLLHLQEQMDGLKQEFEAQNQIRDQYQSIQARIEKWKSRQADFESRLRRTQQNIEAIQKAKQELEFLRPQLADYNKIQREKERLDKESVKYFQLKAKEEELQRLAQRITKEQVALTRLDEELKALAGIDQKVIDQNNEIARLETERENLRKQLSSVEGQKLKVREKGVEIKEKRTKIESLGPESPCPVCTRPLHDHYDQVLAQFDADLNRLRQEFLALSEDEKKLNQAVAEISEKLKQTNQFRDGLLQAQEQFRERDKQRNQTKERLEDLLRSQKQLKGEVAEIGKVEYNEADHQELKKKLKLLTELRDQALKFEEQLKRLPDEQQELQQITATLKDLAAEIAQEHERLFALNFDEAKYLSLKQQVEKQQRLIDQVREQIHETEQEIVRIQKDNDYVKNELNTIRRLQQEIDQLKQEIVDLKLLDHHLGVFRQELSGRIRPLIANRASELLHLTTQGRYSVLELDDDYNIYLYDQANRFPLARFSGGEQDLANLCLRIAISQVVAERSGRSQINFIVLDEIFGSQDEQRKDLILNALQHLSSQFRQIFIISHVEGIKDALPVIISVEEKSLDESVAKLL; encoded by the coding sequence ATGATTATCAGAAGCATCAAGCTGAAAAATTACCGACGATTTCGAGAACTCGAGCTTGAGTTGCCCGAGAACCTTATTGGGATCGTGGGCAATAATGGAGCCGGAAAGACCACCATTGTAGAAGCGATTGGCTGGTGTCTCTATGGCAATCGCATCCGTCGCACCGACAAACAAGACGTTCGTTCGCAATGCTGTGGTGCTGGCGAAACTTGCTCGGTGGAATTGATTTTTACCTGCGGTGATCATGAATATCGGATTGTTCGACAGCTCAAGGGCAGAGCTGCCAATGTGGAAGCGGCACTATATCTTAATGCAGATCGAGAGCCCATTGCTGTGCAGGAACGGGGAGTGAACGATTATGTTGAACAGCTATTAAATCTCGATTACCGATCGTTTTTTATATCTGTATTTGCGCGGCAGAAGGATTTAGCTGCAATTTCTACCCTGCAACCAGAAGATCGTCGCAAAAGCATTGCTCGGTTAATTAATATCGAAACGATCGATCGGGCAAGAAATGACATCAGGACGGATCGGTCCACAAAGGAAGCGCGACTGGCTGGAATTACCTCCAGCTTAAAAGATGAGTCAGAGTTGAAAGAGCAGGAGAAACAGCTCAAATTGAAATTGGACGCAGTCGTTCAATCTCGGGAGGAGTTGAATCAGAAGCTTCTGCACCTTCAAGAGCAAATGGACGGGTTGAAGCAGGAATTTGAAGCGCAGAACCAGATTCGGGATCAATATCAATCGATACAGGCTCGCATTGAAAAATGGAAATCTCGGCAAGCTGATTTCGAATCGCGTTTACGTCGAACCCAGCAGAATATAGAAGCGATTCAAAAGGCAAAACAGGAACTGGAATTTCTAAGGCCGCAGCTTGCCGATTATAATAAAATTCAGCGCGAAAAAGAACGTCTCGATAAGGAGAGCGTCAAATACTTTCAGCTCAAGGCCAAGGAGGAAGAACTGCAGCGGTTGGCCCAGCGCATTACTAAAGAGCAAGTTGCATTGACTCGACTCGATGAAGAATTAAAAGCGTTGGCGGGAATTGATCAGAAGGTGATTGACCAGAATAATGAGATTGCCAGACTCGAGACAGAACGAGAGAATTTGCGCAAGCAGCTATCCTCTGTGGAGGGACAAAAACTAAAAGTCAGGGAAAAAGGGGTTGAAATAAAGGAAAAACGAACGAAGATCGAAAGCCTTGGCCCAGAGAGCCCGTGTCCAGTGTGCACCCGACCCTTACATGACCACTATGATCAGGTCCTCGCTCAATTCGACGCAGATTTGAATCGGTTACGTCAAGAGTTTCTGGCGTTGAGCGAGGATGAAAAAAAGTTAAATCAAGCGGTTGCTGAAATCAGTGAGAAGCTCAAACAGACAAATCAATTTCGAGACGGCCTGTTGCAGGCGCAGGAACAATTTCGAGAACGAGATAAACAGCGCAACCAAACCAAAGAACGGCTGGAAGATTTATTGCGAAGCCAAAAGCAACTGAAGGGAGAGGTCGCGGAAATTGGGAAGGTTGAATATAATGAAGCTGATCATCAGGAGTTAAAAAAGAAATTAAAGCTTTTGACCGAACTGCGCGATCAGGCATTGAAGTTTGAGGAACAATTGAAGCGGCTCCCTGACGAGCAGCAGGAATTACAACAAATCACCGCTACGTTGAAGGATTTAGCAGCCGAAATCGCTCAGGAACACGAGCGGTTGTTTGCGCTAAATTTTGATGAAGCCAAATACCTTTCCCTGAAGCAACAAGTCGAAAAACAACAGCGACTAATAGACCAGGTACGCGAACAAATCCATGAAACCGAGCAGGAAATTGTTCGAATTCAAAAGGACAATGATTATGTAAAAAATGAATTAAATACTATCCGCAGGCTTCAGCAAGAGATCGATCAATTGAAGCAAGAAATTGTGGATTTAAAATTGTTGGATCATCATTTGGGGGTGTTTCGTCAGGAACTCAGCGGACGCATTCGGCCGCTCATTGCCAATCGAGCCTCTGAGCTATTGCATCTCACGACTCAAGGCCGCTATTCGGTTTTAGAGTTGGATGACGACTACAATATCTATTTATATGATCAAGCCAACCGCTTTCCACTTGCGCGCTTCTCAGGAGGTGAACAGGATTTAGCTAATCTCTGCCTTAGAATTGCCATTAGCCAGGTTGTAGCAGAACGTTCTGGCCGATCGCAGATCAATTTCATCGTCCTTGACGAGATTTTCGGATCCCAGGACGAGCAACGAAAGGATCTGATCCTCAATGCACTGCAACACCTCTCGTCTCAATTCCGACAAATCTTTATCATTTCCCATGTGGAGGGGATAAAAGATGCTCTGCCAGTCATCATTTCCGTCGAAGAAAAATCGCTCGACGAAAGCGTGGCAAAGCTACTATAA
- a CDS encoding Smr/MutS family protein, whose translation MGQKNDNIKPSDKPEELDEALPESIEVTDVLDLHGFFPEQVPEIVIDFIQNALELQLYRLRIIHGKGKSRLKWEVYQILKQHPQVAWFGDAPPEIGGWGATIVELKPPSAK comes from the coding sequence ATGGGACAAAAGAATGATAATATCAAGCCCTCTGATAAGCCAGAAGAATTGGATGAAGCACTTCCAGAGTCTATCGAGGTGACAGATGTGTTGGATCTCCATGGCTTTTTTCCAGAGCAAGTGCCAGAAATCGTTATCGATTTCATTCAGAATGCATTGGAGTTGCAACTTTATCGTCTTCGGATCATCCACGGGAAAGGGAAAAGCCGCTTAAAGTGGGAGGTCTATCAAATCTTGAAACAACACCCGCAAGTTGCATGGTTCGGGGATGCACCACCCGAGATCGGCGGTTGGGGGGCGACGATTGTTGAACTAAAACCACCATCTGCTAAATAA
- the zwf gene encoding glucose-6-phosphate dehydrogenase has translation MEKVENFVMVIFGASGELTKRKLIPSLFELYRKNKLPVNFAILGVGRSDYDDESFREKVNINVKLFAKSKPVNPKLLRDFLGKVFYEELDPTNSEAYEQLKTRLGELDQLVEANGNMIYYLAIPSSIYATVVTNLGVHGLHQSSDHRGWKRIVLEKPLCSDLAGACSLNAQLHEYFQEQQIFRMDHLFAKEGLQNIIAFRLANSMFEPLWNRNYIQRVEITAAESVGVEDRPEYYDANGALRDMVQTHLLPLMSLFAMDPPSRFEAETIRNEKIKVFHSLVPILQENVSKQVVRGQYLESIIRGEKIAAYRKEKKVDKDSRTETYVAMKFFIDNWRWGGVPFYIRTGKRLPTKITEVAFYFKKSPHSLFTREFPTRYNDNQLVFRIQPDEGIWFKFGMKMPSGGFNIKSVNVDFHYKDLGEIEFPEPYEQMLLDCIQGDLMMFTRSDVMEACWAFLNPILTAWHENPEIKLYGYVAGSWGPKEAANLLEPGEEWRYLSKELVNGVESVEL, from the coding sequence ATGGAAAAAGTGGAAAACTTTGTCATGGTGATCTTTGGGGCATCAGGCGAGCTGACCAAACGGAAGCTCATCCCATCATTGTTTGAGCTGTACCGTAAAAATAAGTTGCCTGTCAATTTTGCCATCCTTGGTGTGGGGAGATCGGATTATGATGACGAATCGTTTCGGGAGAAGGTGAATATCAACGTGAAACTGTTTGCGAAGAGCAAACCAGTGAACCCAAAATTGTTGCGTGATTTCTTGGGCAAAGTGTTCTATGAAGAGCTCGACCCCACCAATTCAGAGGCATACGAGCAATTGAAGACGCGACTTGGTGAATTGGATCAATTGGTGGAAGCAAACGGAAATATGATTTATTATCTGGCAATCCCATCTTCCATCTATGCAACAGTGGTTACGAATTTGGGGGTTCACGGACTCCACCAGTCGAGCGATCATAGGGGATGGAAGCGAATTGTGTTGGAAAAGCCATTATGCAGCGACCTGGCAGGCGCATGTTCGTTGAACGCGCAATTGCATGAGTATTTTCAGGAGCAGCAAATTTTCCGAATGGATCATCTCTTTGCCAAAGAGGGGTTGCAAAACATCATCGCATTTCGCTTGGCCAATTCGATGTTCGAGCCACTGTGGAACCGCAACTACATCCAGCGGGTAGAAATCACAGCGGCCGAAAGCGTCGGTGTTGAGGATCGACCAGAATATTACGATGCCAACGGCGCTTTGCGCGATATGGTCCAAACGCATCTATTGCCATTGATGTCTTTATTTGCAATGGATCCGCCGTCGCGATTCGAAGCCGAGACCATTCGGAATGAGAAGATCAAAGTGTTTCATTCGCTGGTACCGATCCTCCAAGAAAATGTGAGCAAGCAGGTGGTTCGCGGTCAATATCTGGAGTCCATCATTCGAGGCGAGAAGATCGCTGCCTATCGCAAGGAGAAAAAAGTCGATAAGGACTCAAGAACTGAAACCTACGTCGCCATGAAATTTTTCATCGATAATTGGCGTTGGGGAGGCGTTCCATTTTATATCCGCACCGGTAAGCGCTTACCGACCAAGATCACTGAAGTAGCCTTCTATTTTAAAAAATCGCCCCATTCTCTATTCACCCGTGAATTTCCCACACGATATAATGACAACCAATTGGTGTTTCGGATTCAACCCGATGAAGGGATCTGGTTTAAATTTGGGATGAAAATGCCCAGTGGTGGCTTTAACATTAAATCGGTGAACGTCGATTTTCATTATAAAGACCTTGGTGAGATAGAATTCCCTGAACCGTATGAACAAATGTTATTGGATTGCATTCAGGGGGATTTAATGATGTTCACCCGCTCCGATGTCATGGAGGCGTGTTGGGCGTTTCTAAATCCGATTTTAACAGCTTGGCATGAAAACCCTGAGATTAAGCTCTATGGCTATGTGGCTGGGAGTTGGGGACCGAAGGAGGCAGCCAATTTGCTCGAACCAGGTGAAGAATGGCGTTATCTCAGTAAAGAACTCGTCAATGGGGTGGAATCTGTTGAGCTATAG
- the cysC gene encoding adenylyl-sulfate kinase, protein MTEQKATNITWHHSMVTREDREKLLKQKGVVIWFTGLSASGKSTIAHTVEEKLYDRGILTYVLDGDNIRHGLNKNLGFSPEDREENIRRIGEVGKLFADAGIITMTAFISPYRADRDKARKLHEPGRFIEVFVDAPLSVLEERDPKGLYKKARAGQIPEFTGISAPYEPPEHPELHLDTSKMTVEECANVVIQYLEEKEIIPS, encoded by the coding sequence ATGACGGAACAAAAAGCAACAAATATCACCTGGCATCACAGCATGGTAACCAGGGAAGATCGCGAGAAATTGTTAAAACAAAAGGGCGTAGTGATCTGGTTTACGGGCCTTTCCGCCTCTGGCAAATCAACGATCGCCCACACGGTGGAAGAAAAATTATATGACCGAGGTATTTTGACCTATGTTTTGGACGGTGATAATATTCGCCACGGTTTGAACAAAAATCTGGGATTTTCTCCAGAAGATCGGGAAGAAAATATTCGAAGGATTGGCGAAGTTGGCAAATTGTTCGCTGATGCGGGTATTATCACCATGACAGCTTTTATTTCCCCCTATCGAGCTGATCGCGATAAGGCGCGGAAATTGCACGAACCAGGACGCTTCATTGAGGTCTTTGTCGATGCACCGCTCAGCGTTTTAGAGGAACGGGATCCCAAAGGTTTGTATAAAAAAGCTCGCGCTGGCCAGATTCCAGAATTCACAGGAATTTCGGCACCCTATGAACCTCCAGAACATCCAGAGCTTCATCTGGACACGAGCAAAATGACTGTGGAAGAATGCGCCAACGTCGTGATCCAATATTTGGAAGAGAAGGAAATTATTCCGAGTTAA
- the rpiA gene encoding ribose-5-phosphate isomerase RpiA yields MINRDKYKKQAAQKAVQLIESGMIIGLGSGSTAWFVLAEIGRLLREGTLEGIVGVPSSKMTEQSAREFGIPLGSLNEFPELDLTIDGADEVDPQLNLIKGGGGALLREKILAEHCRRLIIAVDESKLSPILGMKHPVPVEVIPFGYQPVLNFLSTLAAEAKLRLDQTHQPVLTDQGNYIIDCKFAGLSEPEKLAAKLSSKAGIVEHGLFINLASDVIVAGKHGIQHLVAMHKNRNDQS; encoded by the coding sequence ATGATCAATCGAGATAAATATAAAAAACAAGCGGCGCAAAAAGCGGTGCAATTAATTGAAAGTGGAATGATTATCGGGTTGGGATCGGGGAGCACCGCATGGTTTGTCCTGGCAGAAATTGGACGATTGCTGCGAGAGGGAACGCTCGAGGGGATCGTTGGTGTTCCCAGCTCGAAAATGACTGAACAAAGTGCTCGCGAATTTGGCATTCCATTGGGTTCTTTGAATGAATTTCCGGAGCTTGACCTGACCATAGATGGAGCGGATGAGGTGGATCCCCAGCTAAATCTCATTAAAGGAGGCGGTGGAGCGCTCTTGCGCGAAAAAATTTTAGCGGAGCATTGTCGTCGATTGATTATCGCGGTTGATGAAAGCAAGCTATCCCCAATTCTGGGCATGAAACATCCGGTACCAGTTGAGGTGATCCCGTTTGGCTATCAGCCGGTCTTGAATTTTCTCTCAACGCTTGCTGCCGAAGCGAAGCTTCGACTCGATCAAACCCATCAGCCAGTTTTAACGGATCAAGGAAATTACATCATCGATTGCAAATTTGCAGGACTCTCTGAGCCAGAAAAATTGGCGGCGAAACTGAGCAGTAAAGCCGGTATCGTCGAGCATGGCCTGTTCATCAACTTGGCAAGTGATGTGATCGTGGCCGGAAAACATGGAATTCAGCATCTGGTAGCGATGCACAAAAATAGAAACGATCAATCCTGA
- the sat gene encoding sulfate adenylyltransferase, with the protein MNNLVPPHGGKLKPLLVSSEQKAEESHRARSLQQVRMSSRETSDLIMLGIGAFSPLDGFIRHDDYVSVVKSMQLANGILWPIPITLAVTKAQADAIKVNEEIALVDDESSELMGIMRVEEKYGYDKEFEASQVFRTTDAAHPGVAKIYAQPEVYLAGPVKVLSEGGYPERFGSYYARPAETRAIFAQLGWEKVAAFQTRNPIHRSHEYVTKIALEVSDGILIHPLVGKLKDDDIPADVRMKCYEVLLENYYPRERVICKVYPMEMRYAGPREAVLHAIFRQNFGCSHLIIGRDHAGVGKYYGPFDAQKIFQEIDDGKLAIKPLNIDWTFWCYKCEGMASMKTCPHTPGDRLLISGTKLREMLASGQRPAKEFSRPEVINILMEYYRSINGH; encoded by the coding sequence ATGAACAACTTAGTGCCGCCCCATGGCGGTAAATTAAAACCCCTACTGGTGAGCTCAGAACAAAAAGCTGAAGAATCTCACCGAGCAAGATCGCTTCAGCAGGTTCGCATGAGCTCACGAGAAACTTCGGACTTGATCATGCTTGGGATTGGGGCGTTCAGTCCCCTGGACGGCTTTATCAGACATGACGATTATGTGAGTGTCGTCAAATCGATGCAATTGGCAAATGGTATTTTATGGCCCATTCCAATTACACTTGCGGTCACTAAAGCACAGGCTGACGCTATTAAGGTCAATGAAGAGATTGCTCTGGTTGATGATGAATCGAGCGAGCTAATGGGAATCATGAGGGTTGAAGAGAAATACGGTTATGACAAGGAATTCGAAGCCAGCCAGGTGTTCCGCACAACGGATGCTGCGCATCCGGGTGTAGCAAAAATTTATGCTCAGCCTGAAGTGTATTTGGCTGGCCCAGTGAAAGTGCTGAGCGAAGGCGGATATCCCGAGCGCTTCGGTAGTTATTATGCGCGCCCGGCTGAGACGCGCGCAATTTTTGCGCAATTAGGTTGGGAAAAAGTTGCCGCCTTTCAAACCCGAAACCCCATTCATCGCTCTCATGAATATGTCACAAAAATCGCCCTTGAAGTAAGTGATGGCATCTTAATTCATCCTCTCGTGGGCAAATTGAAAGACGACGACATCCCAGCCGACGTTCGGATGAAGTGTTATGAGGTTCTCCTTGAAAATTACTACCCGCGAGAACGCGTGATTTGCAAGGTTTATCCAATGGAAATGCGCTACGCTGGTCCTCGCGAAGCCGTGCTTCATGCTATTTTCCGCCAAAATTTCGGCTGTAGCCATCTGATTATCGGACGCGATCATGCGGGCGTGGGCAAGTATTATGGGCCGTTCGATGCACAAAAAATTTTCCAGGAGATTGATGATGGCAAATTAGCTATCAAGCCGCTCAATATTGATTGGACCTTTTGGTGCTATAAGTGTGAAGGCATGGCCTCGATGAAGACCTGTCCGCACACGCCAGGAGATCGTTTGCTAATTAGCGGGACAAAATTGCGGGAAATGTTGGCCAGCGGCCAACGCCCGGCTAAAGAATTCAGTCGGCCCGAAGTGATCAATATTTTAATGGAATATTATAGAAGTATCAATGGACATTAG
- a CDS encoding glucose-6-phosphate isomerase, whose protein sequence is MVGHDYVLKLGNYELECQSAIEQLREQRIIERIWELDYTVWKSQSDEIVNRLGWLQAPSYTKSHIPSIESFIAELRNEGMTHGLLLGMGGSSLAPEVFRSVFGVKPGYLDLAVLDSTVPDVVLTYARRLDPKRTLVIASTKSGGTVETISFTKYFYAWLQDALGDEKAGQHFIAITDPGSGLETLAREWQFRKIFLNDPNIGGRFSALSLFGMVPAALIGVDIEGFLKRADRMAQRCQQHAESNPGAILGAVIGKLAQLGRDKLTFLLSPELIPLGGWIEQLIAESTGKEGRGIVPIIGEAELDPTDYAPDRLFVLIQLAGENGHTHRVNALVEAGHPVIEITLDRCEDLAGELFRWEMATAIACYFLEVNPFDQPNVESSKVAARQMIASYRQSGRLPEMEPTAIVDGIKIWSDASAKNISDAIKRLMDHAQRGENGLSRSYVAIQSFMAPSSEMDASLHKLRTAIQQSYRLATTVGYGPRFLHSTGQLHKGDAGNGLFIQITAPFAEDTLIPEPSEPASSHISFGTLALAQALGDFHALRAANRNIVRFHLSNDVIGGIKKIIESIRKLNKKAL, encoded by the coding sequence ATGGTTGGACACGATTACGTTTTGAAATTAGGCAACTATGAACTCGAATGTCAATCTGCTATTGAACAATTAAGAGAGCAACGGATTATTGAACGCATCTGGGAGTTAGATTATACGGTCTGGAAGTCTCAATCTGACGAGATCGTCAATCGTTTGGGATGGTTACAAGCGCCATCTTACACAAAGAGTCACATTCCAAGTATTGAGTCTTTTATAGCTGAACTGCGAAATGAAGGGATGACTCATGGATTATTGTTGGGAATGGGTGGATCGAGTTTGGCTCCCGAGGTATTTCGGTCCGTGTTTGGAGTGAAACCGGGATATTTAGACCTGGCCGTGCTGGATAGTACGGTTCCAGATGTGGTGCTGACATATGCTCGCCGGCTCGATCCAAAGCGAACGTTAGTGATCGCCTCAACTAAGTCTGGGGGAACGGTAGAGACTATTTCGTTTACCAAATATTTTTATGCTTGGCTTCAGGATGCGCTGGGTGATGAGAAGGCAGGGCAGCATTTTATTGCAATAACTGACCCGGGAAGTGGTTTAGAAACCCTTGCTAGAGAATGGCAGTTCCGAAAGATATTTCTCAATGATCCCAATATCGGCGGGAGGTTCTCCGCATTATCGCTATTTGGGATGGTGCCCGCTGCCTTGATCGGCGTTGACATTGAAGGATTTTTAAAGCGCGCTGATCGCATGGCGCAGCGTTGTCAGCAACATGCCGAGAGCAATCCTGGGGCAATTTTGGGTGCTGTGATCGGGAAATTAGCACAACTTGGTCGAGATAAGCTTACCTTTCTATTATCACCAGAGCTAATTCCATTAGGCGGCTGGATCGAACAATTGATCGCCGAAAGCACTGGAAAGGAAGGGAGAGGGATTGTTCCGATCATTGGCGAAGCTGAACTTGATCCAACAGACTATGCTCCAGATCGGCTGTTTGTTTTAATCCAATTGGCTGGGGAGAATGGCCACACTCACCGAGTGAACGCTCTTGTCGAGGCTGGGCATCCAGTCATAGAAATTACGTTGGACCGCTGTGAAGATCTTGCAGGTGAACTGTTTCGCTGGGAAATGGCGACCGCTATAGCTTGCTATTTTTTGGAGGTGAATCCTTTCGATCAGCCCAACGTGGAGTCCTCCAAGGTGGCCGCGCGACAGATGATTGCCAGTTATAGACAGAGCGGCAGGTTGCCAGAAATGGAGCCCACGGCTATTGTCGATGGCATCAAAATTTGGAGCGATGCCTCTGCTAAAAACATCAGCGATGCCATCAAACGGCTAATGGATCACGCGCAACGCGGGGAGAATGGTCTTAGTAGGAGCTATGTGGCAATTCAATCGTTTATGGCACCTTCCTCGGAAATGGACGCTTCCTTGCACAAGCTCAGAACGGCGATCCAACAAAGTTATCGACTCGCGACCACAGTTGGGTATGGCCCACGGTTTTTGCATTCAACTGGACAGCTTCACAAGGGAGATGCAGGAAACGGGCTATTTATTCAAATAACCGCTCCTTTTGCTGAGGACACATTGATCCCTGAGCCCTCAGAACCTGCTTCGTCCCATATTAGCTTCGGAACATTAGCATTGGCCCAGGCGCTTGGCGATTTCCACGCCTTGCGCGCAGCGAACCGAAACATTGTTCGGTTCCATTTGAGTAACGATGTGATCGGAGGAATAAAAAAAATTATCGAATCAATTCGAAAGCTAAATAAAAAAGCCCTATGA
- a CDS encoding helix-turn-helix domain-containing protein produces MILDHELLTVKQAQRLLNVDRCTINELISSGKLRTIRTGSQLKVEGKSVNELLSATDRFDRSFQHGEGPILLQKVSPQELAMISDWT; encoded by the coding sequence ATGATATTGGATCATGAACTGCTAACAGTGAAGCAAGCACAGCGGTTATTAAATGTCGATCGATGCACTATAAATGAGCTGATCTCATCAGGAAAATTGAGGACAATTCGAACTGGATCTCAATTAAAAGTTGAAGGCAAAAGCGTAAATGAATTGCTCTCTGCAACTGATCGTTTCGATCGGTCATTCCAGCATGGGGAGGGTCCCATTTTGCTTCAGAAGGTATCCCCGCAGGAGCTGGCAATGATTTCCGATTGGACCTGA